The following nucleotide sequence is from Triticum dicoccoides isolate Atlit2015 ecotype Zavitan chromosome 7B, WEW_v2.0, whole genome shotgun sequence.
attgtgctagaggccgtaCGTAGCATCCGAGAATATATGGCTCTGGCATTGATTTCTTCGTATATCATgtactctcaatgatatcaatgtgttgcaacggtttcatttgtttgctaggcttgctagtggtgatgctccttcttgcaactacactatcaatgggcatgaatacacaaaggggtactatcttgcagatggtatcTACCCTTcttggtgcacatttgtcaagagcatcaaagacCCCAAAATGAGGAAACAATGTGAATTTGCAAGGGTACAAGAGGCAGCCCGAAAAGATATTGAAAGAGCATTCGgggttttgcaatctaggtttgccattgttcGTGGTCCTTCTTGTTTTTGGGACAAGTGGTCCTTGAAAAACATCATGACATGCtatgttattcttcacaatatgatTCTCGAAGATGAGAGAGGCATGAACATGGAGTTCTTCTACGACAATGTGGGTAGCCGTGTCAAACAAGCTAGAGACCCTAACCGCATTAGAGCATTTCTTCAGACCTACCAGGAGATTGATAATGCAAACACCTACTTTCAGGTTTaggaggatctcattgagcaccattggcaaagaGCTGGGTAGTAACACATTCCATTTTGGCATTTAATTCATGTGTGATTTGTATTCAGGACAATTTTTTTATTGAATTATTTAGTTTGTTCAATAATTATTGTAATTTGAATGATTGTTGTATTGTAATGTTGACATTTTATCTTATATTGAATTAATAATTTTGAATATGTGGCATATGTGTCAAATTCAGATAAAAACCCATCTTATTTAGGGACGGCACGGGCGCCAACCGAGCAGACCGCACATAGGCGGAACTGTAAATGGAATATCCGCAAATATTCTGTTTTATAGTTCCACTATGCGGGGTCTGCTCGGCCAGCGTTCGTGCTGGCCCAGAAAACCATTTTTCCGCGAATTGTAAACGAGTTTTGCAGGTCGGCGGTATAcgaggtctgctagagatgctctaactagTGCCATTTTCTGCTAACTTGCTAAGTTTTGGGTAGCTAAGCAAACATGGCAACTTAAATCAACATGACAGGATATGGTAAACTGCATATTTTGGCAAGTGTTGTGCATGAAAATTTGGTAATTTAATCATCTATCATACCACAACTAAGAAAAAATGTACTATGTAGTAGATCCACCCATATTTTGTTGCTACTTTTATTATGACATATTGTAATTCTACATGGAGGAACATGGTAACTTATGCATTTGGTCTCGAGATATATTTCTTCTCTTGCAATGGGAAACCAGGCCCATGTTTTttgttggatacatttgttttctaGGATGGTAATTTATCACACCATCTAGATGGTAGCATATGCTCATAACACTTGGCAACTTTTCGTACATTACTGACGGCATCATATTTTTGTACTCCGGTGATTTTGGTTTCTAGATGGGGTCGGGGAGGGTAGAACTAGTCGAAGGGTTCTTGCATCTTATCTTTAGGAAGGTATGGAAGTGAGCATGAAAAGTAGGGGGTGACATAAGGGAGAATTTAGGATCCGCATATGTGGAAAAATCTGTTACCTACATAGACGGAGTGGATTTTTCACCCACCTAAATCGTGACTTGGCTTGGTGCTCGACTGGTGTATGGAAGGGGGGATGCATGCTCATGCAGGGCGTGTCACACGAGTGAGGCATTCCACATGTTCTTGGTGCACGCATGACACGTCACGCTACTAAGATAGCGAGCACACGTTCACTCTATAGTACATTTGACAAGTTACTACCGAGCATCCAGAGTTTGTATATCATTACATCAAGGGAACTAGGAGTGCTTTCTTTTTGGGTAAATGTTTATAATGGAGCGACCGATCCATCCTTACGTTGGTCCCTGCCCACGCCCACGCAATCATGTGTCCCTACCCGTACCACACACACCTTGGGTAAATTTCTTGCCTTTTCCTCTCTCTCCCCGTatctccgtctctctctctctcttcgtccaGCTCTTGACTTTTACCAGTTGCCAACCCTCGAGCCACTCACTCCCCGGACTGTCCTTCATTCACTGCTTTCGGTGCTACGCCATGCCCCCGCATGGCTGCTACAACAGTTTGCGAGCGAATTGTCCCCTTCTTCACCCCCAAACTCGTCCAGAATTAGGTTCCTCTCctccccacctctctctctctctctctctctctcaggtgcGCGCATTACGAGCGCCAGTCACCGTTGTCCCTATCTATTGCAAGACAACCTGCTTCATGGCCTGAGGTCGCTGTTGCTAGGCTGACCAGCCGAAGCTTCAGCTGGTGGTCATGCGATGATTTGGGTTGCACTGTTGCATCTTTTGAGCACGGATAGGTGCCCTTTGAGTGGCGTCGGGCTAGGCTACAAGCAACGGTCGTCGGTCATACGAGGGCGACTGTCGATGTTGCGATCGACGACAATGATGTGCAACCGTGAGGTGACTGTTGCGAGCGGTAGGAGGCGATCGATGTCTGTTCTGGAGGCAAGGACGGTGTTGCTATGGTGACTTGCCTTGTATGCCACAAGGCCCAATGGTAAACAGTGGGACGATGGACGGCTGCCATGGCGAGGACAGTGATACTGCTATGCCGGGTGGTGGATGGTGTGACGACAAACGATGGCCATGGAGGATTGTGATGCTGCGACGACGGTCATTGGATGCTGCAAACGGGGCGGCGGATGATGCAAGAGCACCGGTGATGCTATGACGGTGGGCGACGGGAGCTACAACGGCAAACCACATTGGCTGCTAGCTGCACAACTGTCACTGCGAGGCACACGTTACTACGGTTTTTTCTGCGTATGCACGTGCGGTTTGCTGAGAGGGAAGTTCACGGAAGTCTATCGATCACGCCGCACGCGATGATGTTCTTTCCACTGCTCCACGCCAGCCTGGGGCGCGCGCCCCATCAGTGCACCAATGCCAGGCAGTTTCCTTTCCAGCTACAGGCGCAAGATGTCATCGCAggccaaaggcttcgaggtacgtacaTCGCTCCAAACTCATTCATGACCACTTTGCTAACCTACACACATACACACTTACATGTGGCTAGATAGATAGACagatagatagagatagagagagtatGACTTTTGTTTGAGCGTGAGAGACCCTATGACCCGTGAACCTGACATCTTCATGACTTTATAAGAAGCTTCAATTTGCAACGCAAAATATTGTGTACCGCATTATGTCTCATACTTAATTATTAGATGTaataacgtcttatattatgggacggagggagtatgtcgtaATTATGCAAGTCGGAAACCCCCTGAGACAAAATGCAGTTCTTCACCTGATCATCAACTACGAGTAGCCAAAGTAAGGGGAATCAAATTAAGCGACGATAACTTCAACAGCAAAGAGTACATTAATTACTAGACAACAAGCCCacattaggctggttgtaatggggagtatcatatactaatatcatgcatatgatactagtgtatgatactacccccctaatgcatagtatcatatattagtatcatgtagtactctatttattgccatgcatgacacaaagtagcatagcatttaatatgatacggtatcatgatatgatactacaccctctctttcttcatttaatgctatgacacctcatcaaaattgcctagttggcatgcatgatactagctatgatactaccattacaaccagccttaggtaAGCAGTACGCACACACAAACCATGGCTGGATCGACACGGCAaattattacagcacacatgacgtAGAAACTAACGCGCGCCACCCACGCGGCTGGACAGATTGGATGATCTTGTCCTGCGATTCTTCTGCGGCTGGCTTTGGCTCCGGCTCCCCCGTGCCTACATTCGCCACAGGCACGCCATTGGACGGCTCCTCCTACCTGTGCCGATGCTCCTTCCTCGTACCCGTACCAGTAGTATTGCTGGCCACGGCACACGTTGATGCGTTTTTTCCCCTGTGTATGCACGTGCGGTTCGTCTGAGAGAGAAGTTGGCGCAAGTTTACCGATCATGCTGCACGATGATGCCCTTTCCACCGCTCCACGCCAGCCCGCGGCATGCGCCCCATCAGTACACCAACGTCAAACACTTCCCTTTCCAGCTATGCGCACAAGATGTCACCACCGGCCAAAGGCTACGAAGTACGTATGCCGCTCCAAACTCATTCATGAGCACTTTGCTAACCGACGcacatatgtatatacatgtggcgACGGAgcgagagatagagatagatagatatagagagATATTGAGAGTATGACTTCTGTTTAAGCGTGAGAAATCGTATGATCCGTGAATATGACATGTTGGTGACATCATACGAAGGTCTAATTTGCAAcccaaaatattatgtactacaatGTGCATCACAATGATGCAGAAGTCGGAAACCCTTATGAAAACAAATGCGGTTTTTCACCCGATCATGGATTACGAGTAGCCCAATTAAGCAAAACCAAATTAAGCGACGATAACTTCAATAGCAAAGAGTACATGAATTACTAGAGGACAAGCCCACATTAGATAAGCAGTACATGAATTACTAGAGGACAAGCCCACATTAGGTAAGCACTACGCACACACAAACCATGGCCGGATCGACACGGCAAATTATTACAGTACACAGGACGCAGAAGCTAACGCGCGCCGCCCACGCGGCTAGCCAGATTGGACGGGCTTGTCCTGCGATTCTTCTGCTGCTGGCTCTGGCTCTGGCTCCCCCGTGCGATCCCCCGGCGCCGGCACGCTGTTGGACGAGCTCTCCTCGTCGCCAATGGCGGCTCCTCCGTTGCTGCTACCTGCGCCGTACGCTCCTTCCTCGTACCCGTACCCGTAGTATTGCTGGGCCATGAAACGCTCTCCGCCGAACACCTGGTACTGCCTGCCGACGTTGGCCCGCACGGGCGCCATTCTGACGGCGTACCCGTGCACTGGAGCCCAGGGCCCATAGATGCCCCGCTGCATCTGAACCTGCACCGGAGCCGGGGGAGCGTACACGGGCCGCTGCACCTGATTCTGAACCTGCACCGGAGTCGGGGGAGCTTACACGGGCCGCTGCATCTGATTCTGAACCTGCACCGGAGCCGGGTGTTGTTGCCGTGGCTATGCCCTTGCTCTCGCTCTCGCTCTCGctgcacctttctctctctctgaaCTAGatcaccagaggaagaagaaggaaggagaaggaagaaggacaGAGACACAAGTGTTTTTCAGGCGCACATACGCCACCCGCCGCTCGAACGGCATCCTTTTTTCTCTTCCTGAGCACGTGCTCAGCTCACCAAAAATACACACTGGCAGCCGTGGCTTTGTAGACGCCCAGCGACGCAGCCCTTACGTTTCCTTGTAGCTAGCCCTCCGCTGCATGCAGCGGGCGAACCGGCCATGCGCACGACGCGCGCCATGCGAGCGACGCGGCCAGCTCCACCGGCCACTCCTAATAGCCTAGCTACCGTGACCACTACGCCACACACACATCTACTTATCCATCTAATGCATGCACGCATGACCCCGCCAGTCAATCCACTAACCAACTAACTACATGCACAAGATTAGTACTAACACCGGAGGCGCGTACATCGGGCGCGGAGCCTGGAGCGGCACGGCGTGGATCAGGGGCGGGGCCGCGCGGGGAGGCGCACTCGTCACGGCGCGGCTGTCGCCTGCAGCGGCACCACCTGTCCCCGCCTCGGGGTCGCGCATGCGGTGCAAGAAGATGCTGAGGGGGACGACGTAGTCGTCGAAGCCGAGGCGGTTTAGGGCCCACACGATGTCTTCGGCGTTGAC
It contains:
- the LOC119335285 gene encoding nuclear transcription factor Y subunit B-8-like codes for the protein MENDGVPNGPTAPAPTQATPVVREQDRLMPIANVIRIMRRALPAHAKISDDAKEAIQECVSEFISFVTGEANERCRMQHRKTVNAEDIVWALNRLGFDDYVVPLSIFLHRMRDPEAGTGGAAAGDSRAVTSAPPRAAPPLIHAVPLQAPRPMYAPPAPVQVQNQVQRPVYAPPAPVQVQMQRGIYGPWAPVHGYAVRMAPVRANVGRQYQVFGGERFMAQQYYGYGYEEGAYGAGSSNGGAAIGDEESSSNSVPAPGDRTGEPEPEPAAEESQDKPVQSG